gtCTTCAACTACCTAATAGCAGATATAAATAGCTGCATTAAATATCAGATATCATGCCACCCAACTGTATTTTGAATCATGGAATTgtaatttgggttggaagagacttttACTGGTCTAGTCCAATTCCCCCTCAATGAGCAGGGGCATctctagatcaggttgctcaaagtccACTCCAACCTGACCCTGAATATTTCCATGGATGGTGCATCTACTGCCTTTCTGGGGTAACCTGTTCAGTGTCTTACCATCCTCTGAGTAATATCTGgtcttcctaatatctgatctaaacctgccctctttcagGTTGcagccattcctccttgtcctatTGCTAGAGGCCCTGGTAAAGGGTACCTGTCCAGTTCTTGTAGCCTCTTTgggggctggaaggggctggaaggTCTCCCTTACTCCtatgaacagccccagctctcagtCTGTCCTCATaggagagctgctccagctctggtCATTTCCAGACCCACTCCATTAGGTCCACGTCTCTCCTGAGTAGAAGGATATTTTCCAGTTAACAAGCAAAGATAAAGAAGAATTATACAAAGAATTATACAAAGTGAGCTAAATTATCCTCCTGCTAGAGTCTTGAACGAGGAGTCTTCTGTGcctattggggggatcaaatcTCTTTCAGAAGATGGCACCAAGCTGGATTGTCCGTGTTTTGGAGAGAAAACTTCCTGCTTGTTAACCTTAGAGGAATGTGAAGCCCTTCTTTGTGAGGATTGATTTTTCCTGACAGAACAGAAAATACAAGGaaattacatattttatttaaataaattaatgcaAGTTGTGAAATATCTTAAAGCAAGTTGTACTGAACTCTCACAAACCTCAGTATTTGGATAAACATGAAAATTTATAGGTTGTGCAGAATTTTAAGGCAAATGAAAGGAAGAGATTGGTTTTAAAAATCCAAGTACCAGTAGCAGTGATTGCTAAGGGTCACAGACTTGTCCCTCAAGTTTCTGACATAATTTTGGCTCATGTAAAGGGCAACCTCCATTTCATTCAACAATTTGGTTTCTAATTTCTCTCTCTTCAAAATTTCCATGTTGTCCCCAGGGAAACGGGGACTTAGTTAATGTTACAGTCACACTAATCTGTCACTGAGGTTCCAAGTGAATGCACTGCTCTTTTTGAGAGCAGCCATCTTCCAAGAAAAGTCTTGCTAAGCCCCAGCATCTTCTTTACCTATGTCATTTGTAAATACAAAGCTATGCTGCTAAAACAATCTTTCTTCTTATGAAGAAAatgaatttatataaaatatcaCTTTGATCTTCAATATGAACTACTTTTGCTGAGATAACTTTTAACATTCATTTCTTGTTTGCTACAGCTTAGTTGTAAGTGATGATGATGTGTGGAGAGACCAGTTCTACAATGGAAATATTAAGAAAGAAAGAGGTAatgaacatattttaaaatattacaaCATTGTAACTTAATTCTCCATGAAAAAATGTGtaataaaaagtaataaattggcttaatttaatttattaagatATAAAACCCCCCTGAGAAAATCAGTCTGAAACATATCTTGGTTGAACAAATGAAGCCCTCTGAACTGGTCCTCTATGATTGTGGCATACATATTGAAAGAATAtaattttgattttcatttcCCATTACAAAAGTGATATTGAAATCTAGGGAAGTTTTCCATTGTTTTGATAGCACTACCAGGATGCATGGAATGCTGTTGTGGCTATATCATTGCTACATCATCTACACCTGCTCtgaaaaagagagagatggCACAGCATGGGGACAAATCTGTTTGTGTTCTTTCTTTGAGGCTGGCATTTCTGGAGTGATTCTAGTATTAATACAATAACAGAATTTTGCCTATGGTTGCTGGTATAGCAAATCAAGCTTTATCATTAAAATGCATGTGTAGTAAAATTATGTTATACATATTCATCTGTTATGTGTTGGGCATACTTACAAAAATACCGTTTGAACTGTGTGTATACAAACTCTGTGTCTATAGAAACAACACATGGTGGCTTTTGCTATGgaactgttttattttgctgatGCTCTGTTTCCATTTCAACACTCTTGTCTTTATATTTAAGGTGCAATAGTGCTGCGAGTTGCCAAGTCGTGGTTTCGTATAGGATCCTTGGAAATCTTGGCTCACTCTGGGGAACTGGACTTACTAAGGTTTGAATTGAATCTTCACAGTAACTGAAATAGTTTTCTCAAGCATCAACTTACATTAGAATTCATGTATACAGTTGGAATTTAGACATCAATTATTTAGCAAGTGAGATTACATCATTCAGAAAGGTAATCTGCTATTTTTATACAGGCATACCAAAGATCTTACCTCACAAGGGTAAAACCCttgaggtgttttaaaaacctGGATCTTACAAAGTTTTATATCTAAGTACTTCTGGTAACAAAGCACTAGGGAGGAGTTGTTTCGAAAATATTTGTAAGTTGAAAGTGGGAGTTCCTACATTTCTCAGTTTTCTGTGACAGGTCCTGCAAATTTCAGTGCTTGTATCCCATTTCCCTAAGCCTGTCTTGTAGGAATGTGGAGAACTGTTTTGGGAACAGTCAGCTACTGTGGAAGTAACCATACTCCATAAGAATTCTGTCAGAACATTTTCTTTGTGAGAATTCTGATGTAGAATGGTTATTCCTTCTAATCTTATACTGTTTTTTTGGAAATACAAActcttattttttccctaaaaactGGATATTGCTGCATGCAGAACCATGTCCTGGTGTGCTCTGGAGATTTAATGTGGGGATAATTTTAACTCTCTCTATCTTAATTTTAAGACTGTGTCCAGTCTTATTTATGGCTACAACCTTAGGTTTTATCTCTATGAATTTTGGAAGAGCTTAATGTGATTAATAGACTTAGTCTAAACAGactggttttttaaaatatctatttGTGGCAAGCTGTAGATCAACATTTTGCTGTTTGAAAACAAGAATTTTTAATGATCAGTTCCAAAGTACCAGTTTTGTTTAAAGAATTCTGTTTCTGCTGTTACAGAAGATTGCTAGACTTTATCATCCAGGAACATTTTCCATCAATAGCTATGAATGATTCAAATAGATACCTGGTAAGTCTTTTTTGAgagtcatttttatttttcacaagCATGTGAACAAAAATTACAGGAAAATCTTCACAATTTCAAGTTTTACAAGATTTTATAATTTGAAGTGAGCTTCCAGGTTTTATTAGCAAAAGTTTGTTAATTCTCTGCAGTAAAAATGTacttcttgattttttttgttttctccaagTCCAATGTGAACATTTTTTACCAGTTTCCATTTTGGAAATGTTTATTGTGAAGCTTCcattttctgttctattttgttCTCTTACAAACAGGTTATCAGGGATCAGTCATGTTGTGatgaaatgtgcttttgctaATGTAAATGTAGTATAAATGGTATATTCTAGTACACTGCCTAGTTTAAATAGtatgttttggtttgtttttttaaaattttacttcttCATTACTTTAAGGGCATCTGTGTATACTTATTTGACTATAGTCTTTGCTGAATAAGGTTATTATGACTTCATATAATTTAGAATGGGAATGACAAGTCCTGACAGACAGATGCTTAAATTTGAAAAACAGAATGTATTACATATTTCTAAAGTGAATAAAATGCTGATGTATTTCAATGTTTTTGATACAGAGGACTTGAAGTAAAAGATGTATTtgatttcaggaatttttctcTTCGGTCGTGTCAGAGACTGCAAATCTCATTTCCTTGTGGATGTCTGTGGGGTTTGCACATGGTAAGGTGCCAGATGGCATTGGCTTTAGGGGAGAGACACTTTACAGTAATGGACTTAAAATGGCTTTTATTTGTCACCTTGATATTTTGTTCTGCTGATGTCTTCACCTACAGCTTTATCTGTCACACAAGGGGCTTTGTGACAGAGTTACACTGGCTGATTTCTCAGAGTACAGCTCTGGCAGGATGAGAATAGGGGGGCAAGAATTCTCAGAGCTGTTGCAGCAGCGCAGTGCACAAAGGGTGCTGATGCCATGTGTAAGAGTTTAACTGCTCTGAATTTGATCcctgcacatccagccctgGCCTGTTACAGTGCTCAGGACATGGAGCTGTCTGGCTCTGCCACAGTTTTGTGGCATTTACCccaaaacagcagcaggagcagcagcctgggtgtgctgtgggcacagggatggggacattcTCCAGAGTCTGATTCCTGAGAGCTCTCTAAATTCAGTGCACCTGTTTCACAGCAAAATGCCTAGAGACTGGGGCTCAGGTGGAATTTTAACTTTTGTTTCTCCTTTCTGTTTAACTGTAGGTGTGTGCAATACAGATAACTTCAGTTTGTTGTCCATAACAATAGATTATGGTCCATTTGGATTTATGGACTCCTATGACCCAGGTGAGTGTAGCatctggttttttgtttgtttgtttttgttttttttttttttacttaaaataatctttttatATTGAATTATATAGTTTGCATTGCATGAAAACTCCTTTCATTATTAGAAAAACCCTAAGCATGTGTACTGTTTGAAGagctttagggaaaaaaaaattgcattagtGACCAGTTTTATGATACACTATATAGGTTGCATTCAATGACTAAAAGTCTTGTTAATGAAATATTACTATTAAACCCATTTCCATGAGAGTGTTTCTACTTGATCACCATCAATTCAATAGATACTACAACAGAAGCCTAGAAAACTAAAAATTGTGTATTGCTGGAAGCAGCCAAAAGCAGAAGTGGAATACAGTAACTTGCATGCATGAAAGCTCTAGTTTTATAGTCACAGCAGCTAATTATAtgttggaagaaaagaaatcaaaccTACACAGTCATGGTAACCTTTGTTTGAAAGTATTAACTCAGCCAGTCTGGGATTGATAGGTACAGCTTCAGTATGTACATAAATGTGTATTCTTAGAATATTGTTTATAGTTTGCAACTGAATAAACTTCAGAATCAGCAGTGGTTATCTTGCTATGTGTTTTCATGCCTGCAGCCTCAAATTAAAGAAAAGTCATGAGAATAAATGTCATATTGTTTCTATTGTATTGAacaaaatggggattttttgcttttagatcTTTCTTTATAGGGTGGGTTGAACCCATCTGGCAATTAAGGATCCACAAGCCACTGGCTCACTCCTCCCTGCTGTGGGCTGAGGGAGACAATTGGAAAAGCAAGGCTAAGAAAAAGCTTATGGGTCAAGATAATGACATTTGTGTAagtcaaggggaaaaaaatgacaaGAGTGAGCAGCAAGTGATGCAAAGAGAATCACTCACCATATGTCACCACCAGACTGATGCCAAGTCAGTTCGCAAGCAACAACTGCCTTGGAAAAACTACCCCCAGTTTTTATTGCTGATCATGATGATGTAAGTGTGGAATATCGCTTTGGTCAGCTGagctcagctgtcccagctgcatcCCCTCCTATCTGGCCCACCCCAGCCTCATTTTCTGGGGTTGCAGAATGAGAATTGAGCCCTTGatgctgggccagccctgctgagcaatGTGTAGAACATTGCTGTGCTATCAGCACTGCTCTGGTCACAAGTCCAACACACGGCTCCAGACAGGCTGCTGTGAACTGACTCTGTCCCAGCCAGACCATGCACCCTAGAGCCAGATGAGAGGTGTTAGAGTCAAAATTCAGATTGGAACCACTCACCAGATCTGACAGATGAGTTGGGAGTGTCCTCCTTAAAGCTCCATTTGCTGTCAATGTTCTCTGAGGACTCAGGTGATGCTGTGTGCATTGATCAGCTTATCTGGCTTTGATCTGAGTGAGGGGCTCCCACTGATCCCCTCACACACTGCTGCTGTAGATAGAATATTTTACTACTGGATATAAAATCCAGATATAGGCGTATTTTTTATGTGAATACAAAGCTCGACTGTCCAATTGAAACAAACCTTGCTTAGGTGGCCTATTAAATATATGTTTACTGTACAGGTAAATACATGTTTACTATATGTGTGACTTTTCCACAAACACTTAAATCCTGAATCTAGTTGGACATTTGTTTGCTTAATCTATGTGCTAAATACTAGCACTAGAAGTAGTACAAATACTGAACTTAAGGGTAAAAGactgtttttaatgaaaaagtgTTTATTTTTTGCTGTAACCATCTGAATTTACCTTTTATCTTCAGGTAGGAAAATGTCACTTGTAACATATGGGAAGTTGTGTGTGAAGGATGTATTCCTTAGATTTGCAAATGATAGATCTTGAGTTAATTCACTTTCAATGAGTATTCTTGTGatctaattttaaatatttaagtgGTTTTAAGTCTTCTATAAGTTTGCTGTGTAAGTATAAAAATGaatgtatttcaatattttaacaTTGATTCTTTATTGTAATTACTCTGTTATGGAAAAGTAATGTTTTGTTTGAAACAGATTTTGTTCCAAATACATCTGATGATGAAAGGAGGTATAAAATAGGAAATCAGGCAAGTGTTGGGCTGTTTAATCTGAGCAAGCTGTTACAAGCTCTAAAACCTTTATTGGATCCCAGGCAAAAGCAGCTGTAAGTAATCCTTAAAATATCATAATGCTTAAAGGAACTAGTGAGATGAGAGACACTGTAATCACCACATGCTTAGGAAAGggatttgcttttaaaatattttatttttttaactgggAATTGATTCTGGATTAGTTGTTGGCCAGAATAAGATTAGAGGGTGGGGAGAAAAGTTTTTGTTGGGTCAAAAATAGTAGTAAAATAGGACTATAGGGAGCTATTGATGTTGTGTGatcctttttcctttcactAAGGTAGGACTTTTGCCCATAGTTTTCTGTTCTCAGTTTGCCTAGCTTGTTTTGTAAGAAGTTTTATTAGGAAGACCATGCATTGTCCTGAAGTAATGAAGAAGTATTTTAATAGCCTCCTGTAAAGATTCTTATATGAAGAACAGATCCCAGATGATTCAGAATATCAGTGTTTCTGAGATAGCAGGCAGGAGTTTTTGTTGCTTACTGTACAGCAGGATTATacctgcagcagcatttcagtTCCTTAGAACTTgacatttcttctgtttttttgcAGAGCTTCCCAGATTTTGGAGGGGTATGGTGAGCTCTATCACAGTCGGTATGCACTTTCAGAACTGAAACCTTCTAGTCACAGtactataaaatatataatgttCACAACTTCCATACTTTGTTACTATTTTCAGTTTCACAGAACTATTCAAAACAAAATTGGGTCTTCTTGGGGAGAATGAGAATGATAACTATTTGATTGCTTTCCTCTTAAAAGTGAGTTTACTTTGCTAATTTTGTTGGCAAACATCTGAACTGGTACCTCACACTTGAAAAGCACTCATGGAAGTGTCCTTATTCACTAGATTATGGAAGATACAAAGGCTGATTTTACAATGACATTCCGAGAGCTGAGTGAAATTACTGCAGACCAGTTAAAGGAGCTCCATATTCCTGAGGTATAAATACAAGCACCCAGTCCTAGGAATGCTTAATATAAAAAGAGTAAATCAAATTGGCATAACTCTGATGTAGTAGAGGCTATCTCAAGGCATGATTTGTCTGGGAAATATGTTATTGTGTCATTTTTAAGGGACAGAGGGACTAATACACCTATGTCAGGCTACCACCCCTTGTTAAGCCTGTATCTGGTAATGATGGATATGTTAATGAAAAGTGCTAATGAAATGTGCATTCATGAAAAACGCTGAAGTCAGATTTTGACCCTTTGGTACAGGTCCAATATGAGTGGTTGTAAATACTCATACACAACTGAGAATGTGATTTTTGTCACATTTAATGTGGGTCTGCTACAAAGAATTTTCTTCCCCTTCATCTCcctggttttttgttgttttgtatAAGAATACTTTTTGTCCAATAAGTGAAGTTGCACAGGTCTCATGAGGAAAATTTCAGCCTCAGGTCAACCAGACTGTTCCTGACATGGGTTTACCAGGTGGCCTAAACCTCTGCTCTCAGGCATATTTGCTTATCTTGGTATCTAATGATAAGTGAGATTCCATCTCAACATAAATTCCTGCTACAAATCTTTTCCCAGCATGGCCTCTGCCCTTCCTTGAGCATGAGATTGGTTTTAAATGTAACTTAAAGCATGAGAATACATTTTGCTATTGTGTCCTGCTCAGCCTGCTATCTCATCCTGTGTTGCTCTAACTTAGACTAAACTTATTCTTCAGGAAATACGTGAGAGTACTTAAATTTTTTACTTGGATGTAGTGCAATCTTTGAAAGTGGAAATATAGCTGACATATTTGAACTGGACTGAGATTTTAGGCAAGTCATAATtgaataaaaaagcaaaagggAAATTCTGAAAAGGAAGCTTGTAATATGGTTCTGAAAAGGAACCTAAACTGGAAAGAAAATGGCCTTTTTGCAGGAgccaaaatgaatttttttccttttattttttaatatagtgATGTATTTCCATGTGATGAATATTGTTAATTTTGCCTGGGAAACTTCATTGCCTTCCCCAGACATCTGATTTATGTGTTTGTTTTTGAAGCCAGTTTAAAATGAGAGCAGGACTTAGGAGGTTGTTTTTAGGCAGCAGGATGACAATGTAAAACACTGAATGAAAATGAGGAGTTGATGGTTCTTTTTCCACGTATAATTAAGTGGTTTTGAGCaaattttctgattttccttgttttcttctGTTAAGTAAGAGGTCTATCCTGACCTTCTCTATGAACTTGAAGCCATTAAGAGTTTAAAAGTTTTGATACTCTAGAGGtaagcaacaaaaaaacccaggagtTGTGGCTTTGGAATTACTTGTTTGCACAGGAGGGTGATAAGAGGATGGGTGTATTTGTAAGAGAAGGTATTTTTGTCATGGAACCCAAGGGATTTTTCCATTTATGGCAACACCATCTTCCCATCTTTGAAGGTGTTGGCTGAGGAACCAGCCAGTGTAGTTGTGATCCTGCTGCTACACCAAGGGTCATTTCCAGCCTTCACTTGGTAGCAacctgatctttttttttttttttttctcacacaaTGAAATGATTTAGCCCACAAATTCTGAGTTTCAAAACTGATGTGGAAAAACAAGTACAATTTTATGGTGGTAAAAAGTTTTCATTGTTTTAAAGAATTtcaattttaaagtaatttcacCTCTGTTTATTTACACACTTTATGAGTAAGTTTTCCTATTGATTTGTGCATCAATATTAAAGATTTTTTCAGCTGCATACCAAAATTGACCTAAAAATGCTAGAATCCTTTGGGAACACTGCAGGAGTCCTTGCATTTAGTATTAACTGAAAACATTCTGAAATTCCTCCTAAAGCAGCCTAACTGTGCCCATCTTTGAACAAATGCTTGATTCTCATACTCACCTGTTATCCACCTGCCTGATTCCCAGCTCTTAGTCATTTCTGTGCTCATTTTTATGATCAAATATAATTTTCATATACTTTTTACTCTTattcctcaaaaaaaccccaaaaccaaaaaacccagatGGGATCAaaactttttcttcttgtttttaatttcccttacttttattttttttctcaaatatgTGCTGTTTAGCTCCTTTTATCTCTCCATTTCTTCCTAATCTGTTCTTTCTCTGAAGTTCGTTTTTTGTCTGTGAGCTGAGGAATATGAAGCAGCTGTTGGCTCAGCGTAATCAGCCAGGGAGGCCTGGGTTGTGTTTGCTGTCCATCACTGGAGGCAGTAACCCCAAGCTCTGATTCCTTGCTATCAGCATCTTCCAAGTCCTGTCTCCTCTCCTGCTGGTCTCTATTCTTCTCAGTTTTCTCCTGTCCCTGTAGACTTtagtttctctttctctccaccttttctttttttatatattttgctATTACACAATTTTTGATGAAAAACAACTCTATGAACATATCTGACCCATGTATGAGTCTCAGAAGAGAGTGAAACCTGTAATTATGTagcttaaaaaaatcaaataggTCAGACAATAAGCCAAGAAAAAACAGGAGTGAAGTGCTAGAAATGTTTAGGTAAAATTTGTCATAACAGAGATGGATTCATGTAGTTGCATCATGCtagcaaaaataaataacttgAATACAGAGCAAAAGATGCTAATAGAATGTTTAGGGAGAAAATTCTTTGAACAGTCATAATACATTTGCCTTTTCAATCTTTTTATTGCTCATTGTCCTGCTTTCAGCTGGGATAAGAGTTAATTCTCTTCCTAGCAGCTGGTGGAGTGCCATGTTTTGGATTCAGATTGTGGATAATGCTGATAACACACTGAAGGTTTAgctgttgctgagcagggcttacactGAGTCAAAGACTTTGCAGCTTCTCGTGgtgccctgagcaaggaggctGGGGGTGGACAAGGatctgggaggggacagagccaggatAGCTGACCCAAACTGGCCACAGGGATATCCCACAGCACTTGGTGCCATGCTCAGCAAATAAACCAGGGGAGAGCTCAGGGAGATACCCTGCCTGGGAACTGGCTGGGCATCACTGGTTGGTGATTTTTCATTTGCAATTGATTTTTCATTTGCATCACTTATTTAtgttgggttttatttctttctcattttgaTATTTTCCTTCACATTGCTATTATGATtgttattattaaattatttcaattattaaactgatcttatctcaacccacaagttttCTTACTTTTAACCTTACTTTAAACCCCAGTTGAGGGGGACCATGAGCAGGTGGTTATGTGAGGCTTAGTTGCCAGCTGGGGCTAAAACACAGTACTTGTTGCTTACTTTGGTTTTTGCTTAACAGAAAAATAACTCTGATTATCTGTCAATaaatgtttctttctctttaggAATTCTGGGCTCTCCAGGATCTGGGTAAacacaaattattttcagaGTGGGTTACTATGTACCTCATGAGATTAAACAGGTGAGTCTGGTTGTAGTTTAAAATCTGTATTTGCCAGAAGCAGGCAAATTTAATCTGTGGTGCATAGTCTTTAATGGGATTAATAAACTGGCCCAAAGATGGTTTCATatgccttttttgttttctcgGCTCTACATTCTGCTGGATTCAACAATAATTACTGTTGTAGTTCTGTTTTGACACTCAGGTACATCAAAAGGACATGGTAGGAGTTATTTCTATTCTTTGTCCTTCACTGAGCACCTGATCAGTTTTCTTTGGCTGACAGGTTTTCTTCAAATACCAATCCTACAGATTCAGTCCAAGAATCACAAACAGGCTTTGCAAGTACATAGGAATGAATAGTGTTTAATTACTgcttatttataaatatttaccATGAAATAACATTGTTTATGGTGGCAGGGGATGGAAATTGAACAGTTGCAAATACACAGATTGTGTTTGGAAACCATGGTGTTGCATAGATAGGAATGCACAGGACTCTTTTGTGTTAAATCAATAAAGAatctaacttttttttcttagttaTATATGGTATGCATGGCTAATAGTAGTCAAAATAAATACACATTAGGTACTTGGAAATTTTATTCAGTAAACAAAATTCTTAGGGGAAAAGTCAATACAAGGTACAAAACCTACAAGAAAGTGTGCAGTTTTTTCCAAGTCTAATTATTCATAGAGATTCACACCAGCTTCTGCCaaacacaaaagcagagcactTAATGATTTTAATGGAAGTCAAATAAGATATTTCTAAAAACAAATCAGCTTAATCCTCACTAGCTAAAgtgctttctgtttttcttctttttgtttgtttttgatgTGTAGTAACAATGGTGACTCAGATGCCAAAAGAAGAACAAGAATGGCAAGTGAGTAAAACAATCCAAAGGAATCATCTGCTTGCAGATGGCAAATATCTATTTACATATGTTTCTTTTGTGGtaggtgtttttctttttgggtAGAACTAaaacacagtatttttttttaagaggagaAACTCTCATTATGCTGCTCCAAATCTTGTAGCAATATACATTCATTCTGTCTGTCTCTGCCCTTTTTACATGCTACACAGAATTCAGATTTCTGATAGGGACatagtttttctttctgtcaccCAGAGGAAAAACTCCTTGAGAAAGGACTATCTGGCCATAGGAGGCAAAGGAAGGTGCTTTGATTCTCCAAGTTATTCTAAAGACAGAATGGCAAAGGTTCTGCAGTTAGGTATCAGCAGAAACAGTGCATATGAAACTCCGAGAATTGTTCAGCGGGAGATATTTTTGATCTGCAGTAAGTTGCTGTGGTAAATTT
This genomic window from Zonotrichia albicollis isolate bZonAlb1 chromosome 1, bZonAlb1.hap1, whole genome shotgun sequence contains:
- the LOC102074518 gene encoding protein adenylyltransferase SelO; its protein translation is MGVTRHGERWELQLKGSGKTPYSRNGDGRAVLRSSVREFLCSEAMHHLGIPTSRAASLVVSDDDVWRDQFYNGNIKKERGAIVLRVAKSWFRIGSLEILAHSGELDLLRRLLDFIIQEHFPSIAMNDSNRYLEFFSSVVSETANLISLWMSVGFAHGVCNTDNFSLLSITIDYGPFGFMDSYDPDFVPNTSDDERRYKIGNQASVGLFNLSKLLQALKPLLDPRQKQLASQILEGYGELYHSRFTELFKTKLGLLGENENDNYLIAFLLKIMEDTKADFTMTFRELSEITADQLKELHIPEEFWALQDLGKHKLFSEWVTMYLMRLNSNNGDSDAKRRTRMATVNPRYILRNWMAESAVEKANLNDFSEVELLEQVLQQPFQRQEAAERAGYSLRPPAWARHLKVSCSS